A part of Flavobacteriaceae bacterium GSB9 genomic DNA contains:
- the pxpA gene encoding 5-oxoprolinase subunit PxpA: MENLIIDINVDVGEGMGNEAELLPHVSSCNIACGGHAGDLKTMRHVVKLAKQYRVKIGAHPSFPDKENFGRTVMELPCVALYTAVKNQIKDLVAVLKEENATLHHVKPHGALYNLAATDEKTAHVIVEVMKALAIPAELYVPYNSVMARVAIENNIPVFYEAFADRNYNADLSLVSRTDDNAIIHDIDAMFQQVFNIHENQKVKTVSGAWATLKANTFCLHGDHPNAVNMVKRLSEKLQNKGYKIR, from the coding sequence GTGGAAAATCTAATTATCGATATTAATGTAGATGTGGGTGAGGGCATGGGCAACGAGGCGGAACTCTTGCCTCATGTATCATCATGTAACATTGCTTGTGGAGGGCATGCAGGGGATTTAAAAACAATGCGCCATGTCGTTAAGTTGGCCAAGCAGTACCGCGTTAAAATAGGAGCACATCCGTCATTTCCAGATAAGGAAAATTTTGGAAGAACGGTTATGGAACTACCCTGTGTTGCACTTTACACGGCAGTAAAAAATCAAATTAAAGATTTGGTTGCGGTTTTAAAGGAAGAAAACGCAACGCTGCATCATGTTAAACCGCATGGAGCACTTTACAATCTCGCCGCTACCGATGAAAAAACAGCGCACGTAATTGTTGAAGTGATGAAAGCCTTGGCAATACCAGCCGAATTGTATGTGCCTTATAATTCGGTGATGGCACGTGTGGCCATTGAAAATAATATACCTGTTTTTTATGAAGCTTTTGCAGACAGGAATTATAATGCCGACTTGTCGTTGGTTTCGCGAACCGATGATAATGCAATAATTCACGATATTGATGCGATGTTTCAGCAAGTATTCAATATTCATGAAAACCAAAAAGTAAAAACAGTTTCGGGAGCATGGGCAACATTAAAAGCCAACACATTTTGTTTACATGGCGATCATCCCAATGCCGTAAATATGGTAAAAAGGTTGTCGGAAAAATTACAGAACAAGGGGTACAAGATAAGATAA
- a CDS encoding DUF5004 domain-containing protein, whose product MKKTILLVKSLIAMGILFVSCDTGTDDIQCPEAITGALSDTENTFAGTWTLQSIVSEEELDLTDDNTDNPSTDIYSQFSDCENNLVYIFGTDRSYNYSLGKTATDCDNQQEASGTWQLGETNNLVLVANCSRQLISLEINEENTEFSFDGTYNFTDINGVTITTNTTFTFGKSL is encoded by the coding sequence ATGAAAAAAACTATTTTATTAGTAAAAAGTTTAATTGCCATGGGCATTTTGTTTGTAAGTTGTGATACGGGAACGGACGATATTCAGTGTCCTGAAGCCATTACTGGCGCTTTGTCTGACACAGAAAACACCTTTGCCGGCACATGGACTTTGCAAAGTATTGTATCTGAAGAAGAACTAGACTTGACTGACGACAACACAGACAACCCGAGCACCGATATATACAGTCAGTTTAGCGATTGCGAAAACAACTTAGTTTATATTTTTGGAACCGACAGAAGTTACAATTATTCGTTAGGAAAAACAGCCACCGACTGCGATAACCAACAGGAAGCTTCGGGCACTTGGCAATTGGGAGAAACCAATAACCTAGTACTTGTAGCTAATTGTTCCAGACAACTAATATCTCTAGAAATTAACGAAGAAAACACCGAATTTTCTTTTGATGGTACTTATAATTTTACTGATATTAACGGTGTCACCATTACAACCAATACCACATTTACTTTTGGTAAATCGCTATAA
- a CDS encoding YifB family Mg chelatase-like AAA ATPase, whose product MLKKVFGSAVFGVEATTITVEVNVDGGIGYHLVGLPDNAIKESNYRIAAALQNNGYKIPGKKITINMAPADLRKEGSAYDLTLAIGVLAASKQIEAKNLEKYLIMGELSLDGSLQPIKGALPIAVKAREEGFKGFILPSMNAKEAAIVNDLEVYGVDNIKQVINYFDKSEPLEQTIINTREEFTKSLDFPEFDFSDVKGQEGIKRCMEIAAAGGHNIILIGPPGAGKTMLAKRLPSILPPMTLHEALETTKIHSVVGRVKDTGLMAQRPFRSPHHTISNVALVGGGSFPQPGEISLSHNGVLFLDELPEFKRDVLEVLRQPLEDREVTISRAKFTVTYPSSFMLVASMNPSPGGYFNDPNVPVTSSPAEMQRYLSKISGPLLDRIDIHIEVTPVPFEKLSEDRKSESSVEIRKRVTAARQVQTERFKDSENVHYNAQMNTKQIRKYCELDDASKDLLKTAMERLNLSARAYDRILKVSRTIADLEGSENVNGAHISEAIQYRSLDRDGWLG is encoded by the coding sequence ATGCTTAAAAAAGTTTTTGGAAGTGCTGTTTTTGGTGTTGAAGCGACAACGATTACTGTAGAGGTAAATGTAGATGGAGGTATAGGATACCATTTAGTCGGGTTGCCCGATAATGCGATTAAAGAGAGCAATTACCGTATTGCGGCTGCTTTGCAAAACAATGGTTATAAAATACCTGGAAAAAAAATTACCATCAATATGGCGCCGGCCGATTTACGAAAGGAAGGCAGTGCTTACGACCTCACTTTGGCCATTGGTGTTTTGGCGGCATCAAAACAGATTGAAGCCAAAAATTTAGAAAAATACCTGATTATGGGTGAATTGTCGCTTGATGGCAGTTTGCAACCCATAAAAGGCGCATTGCCCATTGCCGTTAAAGCCCGCGAAGAAGGCTTTAAAGGTTTTATTCTGCCAAGTATGAACGCCAAAGAAGCAGCTATTGTTAACGATTTAGAGGTTTATGGTGTTGATAATATCAAGCAGGTCATAAATTATTTTGATAAAAGCGAACCTCTAGAGCAGACCATAATCAATACGCGTGAGGAGTTTACCAAAAGTTTGGATTTTCCAGAATTTGATTTTTCTGATGTAAAAGGTCAAGAGGGCATTAAGCGCTGTATGGAAATTGCTGCGGCTGGTGGGCATAATATTATTTTGATTGGTCCACCCGGGGCAGGAAAAACGATGTTGGCCAAGCGTTTGCCAAGTATTTTGCCACCCATGACCTTACACGAAGCGCTGGAAACTACAAAAATCCATTCGGTAGTGGGAAGGGTAAAAGACACGGGGTTGATGGCACAACGCCCTTTTAGGAGTCCGCATCACACAATATCGAATGTTGCCCTTGTTGGCGGTGGTAGTTTTCCACAGCCTGGTGAAATATCTTTATCCCATAACGGCGTTTTGTTTTTAGATGAATTACCTGAATTTAAACGTGATGTATTGGAAGTGTTGCGTCAACCTTTGGAAGACCGTGAAGTAACCATTTCGCGAGCAAAATTTACGGTTACATACCCATCGTCGTTTATGTTGGTGGCTAGTATGAACCCGAGCCCTGGAGGCTATTTTAACGATCCCAATGTACCTGTAACATCAAGTCCTGCTGAAATGCAACGTTACTTAAGTAAAATATCCGGCCCCTTGTTAGATCGTATTGATATTCATATTGAAGTGACTCCTGTACCTTTTGAAAAACTCTCGGAAGACCGAAAAAGCGAATCGTCTGTTGAGATAAGAAAACGGGTAACCGCCGCACGACAAGTGCAAACTGAGCGTTTTAAAGATTCAGAAAATGTGCATTACAATGCGCAAATGAACACCAAGCAAATTCGGAAATATTGTGAATTGGACGATGCTTCTAAAGACTTGTTGAAAACCGCTATGGAACGGTTGAATTTATCGGCTAGAGCCTACGACCGTATTTTGAAAGTTTCTAGGACCATTGCCGATTTGGAAGGCAGCGAAAATGTAAACGGCGCGCATATTAGTGAAGCCATTCAATATAGAAGTTTGGACCGAGATGGTTGGTTGGGGTAA
- a CDS encoding alginate export family protein, whose translation MKKQYLLLALLLGCLQFAQAQFTLEGEFRPRSEYFGNGGNFTGGSFPAQTATDADEGFIRTSVRAALKAQYASETYTLFTSFQEVFVFGDRPQIATNGNGNFRIQEAWADLKLGESSSLKVGRQPLSYDDQRILGGLGWAQQARTHDAAVYKYMKNKFSLDIGGALNTTADEVYNTSALFSYRDMVFLRANSKGEKFNISFLGLVNTFQDSNVDGSNKSSLITAGVHADYNVADLSLAANLYLQDGERLGGVDVKGALLASLLAKYKFSDKLTLGAGYESISGRKDDSAAFFPLYGTNHAFNGLMDRFYVGNHGNAGGLNDLQLSLATKISGVAVSLTGHYFTEVEDVDAFDGKDLGTEIDLVLAKKFKEFKLVGGYSHFFEPSEIADVPGVKSTQNWAWAMLIIKPKFLNGTN comes from the coding sequence ATGAAAAAACAATATCTATTATTAGCACTTTTATTGGGGTGCTTACAATTTGCACAAGCTCAGTTTACACTAGAAGGAGAATTTAGACCGCGTAGTGAATATTTCGGAAATGGTGGTAATTTTACAGGAGGGAGTTTTCCGGCCCAAACAGCTACAGATGCTGATGAAGGTTTTATAAGAACCTCTGTAAGAGCGGCTTTAAAGGCTCAGTATGCATCGGAAACTTACACCTTGTTTACTAGCTTCCAAGAAGTATTTGTATTTGGAGATAGGCCTCAAATTGCTACTAACGGAAATGGTAACTTTAGAATTCAAGAAGCTTGGGCAGATTTAAAATTAGGAGAGTCTTCAAGTTTAAAAGTTGGTCGTCAGCCATTATCTTATGATGATCAGAGAATACTAGGAGGCCTAGGTTGGGCGCAACAAGCTAGAACACATGATGCTGCTGTGTATAAATACATGAAAAATAAATTTAGTTTAGATATCGGTGGTGCTTTAAACACTACAGCTGATGAGGTATACAATACTTCTGCATTATTTTCTTATAGAGATATGGTATTCTTGAGAGCAAATAGTAAAGGAGAAAAGTTCAATATTTCTTTTTTAGGATTAGTTAATACCTTTCAAGATTCTAATGTGGACGGTTCCAATAAGTCTAGCTTAATTACTGCTGGGGTTCATGCAGATTATAATGTAGCTGACTTGTCATTAGCCGCAAATCTATATCTTCAAGACGGAGAAAGATTAGGAGGAGTAGATGTTAAAGGTGCACTTTTGGCAAGTTTATTGGCTAAATATAAATTTTCTGATAAATTAACATTAGGAGCTGGTTATGAATCTATTTCCGGAAGAAAAGATGATTCTGCAGCATTTTTCCCGCTATACGGTACCAACCATGCTTTTAATGGTTTAATGGATAGATTTTATGTTGGAAACCACGGGAATGCTGGCGGGTTAAATGATTTGCAATTATCTCTTGCTACTAAAATCTCAGGTGTGGCGGTTAGTTTAACAGGTCATTACTTTACGGAAGTTGAGGATGTTGATGCTTTTGATGGAAAAGATTTAGGAACAGAAATAGATTTAGTATTAGCAAAAAAATTCAAGGAATTTAAACTGGTTGGTGGTTATTCTCATTTCTTCGAACCAAGTGAGATAGCTGATGTGCCAGGAGTGAAATCTACTCAAAACTGGGCTTGGGCCATGTTAATTATTAAACCAAAATTCTTAAACGGAACCAACTAA
- a CDS encoding ABC transporter ATP-binding protein gives MNTLAANKTENFTDNGLFPASDVMLDLKNLKKVYPTPKGDYTVLENLNLQIKKEEFVTIIGHSGCGKTTMLSMIAGLNEISGGNISVLGKHIKGPGPDRGVIFQAPSLMPWMTSLQNVLLGVNQVFPDATKAQRNDIAKYYLQKVGLEDAFHKRASELSQGMQQRVGIARAFAIKPKVLLLDEPFGMLDSLTRGELQDILIEIWNKEKITAVMITHDVDEAIFLADRVVMMTSGPRAKIGDVLEIDFERPRTRKAVLEHNDYYKYRKHLIDFLEH, from the coding sequence ATGAATACTTTAGCAGCAAATAAAACAGAAAATTTTACTGATAATGGGTTGTTTCCCGCATCTGATGTGATGTTGGATTTAAAAAACCTTAAAAAAGTATACCCAACACCAAAAGGGGATTACACGGTTTTAGAAAACTTGAACCTTCAAATAAAAAAGGAAGAATTTGTTACCATTATCGGGCATTCGGGTTGCGGAAAAACCACCATGTTAAGTATGATTGCTGGATTGAATGAAATATCTGGAGGAAATATTTCAGTATTAGGAAAGCATATAAAGGGACCGGGGCCAGATCGAGGCGTTATTTTTCAGGCGCCAAGTTTGATGCCCTGGATGACGTCACTACAAAATGTGCTTTTAGGAGTAAACCAAGTGTTCCCTGATGCCACCAAAGCACAGCGTAACGATATTGCCAAATATTATCTTCAAAAAGTAGGTTTGGAAGATGCGTTCCATAAAAGAGCTTCCGAATTATCGCAAGGGATGCAGCAACGCGTGGGTATTGCAAGAGCATTTGCCATTAAACCAAAAGTACTATTGTTGGATGAGCCTTTCGGAATGTTGGATTCTTTAACCCGTGGTGAACTACAGGATATCCTCATCGAAATTTGGAACAAAGAAAAAATTACTGCGGTTATGATTACCCATGATGTGGATGAGGCCATATTTTTGGCCGACCGAGTGGTGATGATGACCAGTGGTCCACGAGCCAAAATTGGTGATGTTCTCGAAATCGATTTTGAAAGGCCCAGAACAAGAAAGGCTGTTTTAGAACATAACGATTATTACAAATACAGAAAACATTTAATTGACTTCCTGGAGCATTAA
- a CDS encoding ABC transporter ATP-binding protein codes for MAYLELNNIHKTYGQGDNATEVLSNINLSIEEGEFVAIVGFTGSGKTTLVNLINGLLEPTKGEVLFKGEPVTGTSHERGVIFQNYSLLPWLTVGQNVYMAVKEAFPKKSKKELNTLVANYVDMVGLTPAINKRPKELSGGMRQRVAVARALSMKPEMIIMDEPLGALDALTRGNLQDEILNIWGKDKRTALLITNDVDEGIYMADRIIPLRPGPKATLGPEFKIDIERPRDKTELNDNANFKETRNAIIEYLMDIGNERKSEAQAVYELPDLAPKDFVNQF; via the coding sequence ATGGCATACTTAGAATTAAATAATATTCACAAAACTTACGGACAGGGCGATAATGCAACAGAGGTATTATCGAATATCAACCTATCTATTGAAGAGGGCGAATTTGTTGCCATTGTAGGTTTTACAGGGAGTGGAAAAACCACTTTGGTGAACTTGATAAACGGACTTTTAGAACCAACCAAAGGCGAGGTTTTGTTTAAAGGCGAACCTGTAACCGGAACCAGCCACGAGCGTGGTGTGATTTTTCAAAATTACTCACTGCTACCTTGGCTAACCGTTGGGCAAAATGTGTATATGGCAGTCAAAGAAGCCTTTCCGAAGAAAAGTAAAAAAGAACTGAATACATTGGTGGCTAACTATGTAGATATGGTAGGTTTAACGCCGGCCATTAATAAGCGCCCAAAAGAATTATCGGGCGGTATGCGCCAGCGTGTGGCCGTGGCAAGAGCGTTATCTATGAAACCAGAGATGATTATTATGGACGAACCGTTAGGGGCATTGGATGCTTTAACACGCGGAAATCTTCAGGATGAAATTTTAAATATCTGGGGAAAAGATAAGCGTACGGCTTTGTTGATTACCAATGATGTGGATGAAGGTATTTACATGGCAGATCGTATTATTCCGTTGCGCCCAGGGCCAAAAGCAACTCTAGGTCCCGAGTTCAAGATCGATATCGAGCGCCCAAGGGATAAAACTGAGTTGAACGATAATGCCAATTTTAAGGAAACTCGAAATGCTATTATCGAATATTTGATGGATATAGGAAACGAGCGAAAATCGGAAGCACAGGCCGTTTATGAACTTCCTGATTTGGCACCAAAAGATTTTGTTAATCAATTTTAA
- a CDS encoding ABC transporter permease has product MKQSITLGRVTKFVGLGFLTSIKDLFTGNLGKEDYRNFLRKVVVPLASVLLFLGLWHLGARSLYNIEAEYKIEKALTDQGPAAADAMRECIASGDVSCQPNTLPSPAKVWESFQSLLRDHNIIAADKAAFVEKTAALNEKRIAEGKDPITYTGRPSFVDQIFRSLKTVFAGFLLALIIAVPLGVFIGLSPTLKSAFNWFIQIFKPVSPVVWYLLVFMIVKTLLIDSSEDSSFTISFISVGLCSMWATLVNTAMGVSSVDKDYINVAKVLKLGSFQKIFKVVLPSSLPLIFTGLKITLSVAWMVLIAIELLAQSPGLGLFVWEEFQNGANDSNAKIIVAMFVIGIIGFLLDRLMLTIQNTVSFDKTDAI; this is encoded by the coding sequence ATGAAGCAAAGTATAACATTAGGAAGAGTAACCAAATTTGTAGGATTGGGGTTTTTAACCTCTATTAAAGACCTATTCACAGGGAATCTAGGGAAGGAAGATTATAGAAATTTCTTGCGCAAAGTAGTCGTGCCGCTTGCTTCCGTCCTATTATTTTTAGGCCTGTGGCACTTAGGTGCAAGATCTTTGTACAACATAGAAGCAGAATATAAAATTGAAAAAGCACTTACAGACCAAGGTCCAGCAGCTGCCGATGCTATGCGCGAATGCATAGCATCGGGAGATGTAAGTTGTCAACCCAATACATTACCATCGCCAGCAAAGGTGTGGGAATCTTTTCAGTCTTTATTGAGAGACCATAACATTATTGCAGCAGATAAAGCGGCATTCGTCGAAAAAACAGCAGCGCTTAATGAAAAACGTATAGCAGAAGGAAAAGACCCTATTACTTACACGGGAAGACCCTCATTTGTCGATCAAATTTTCCGAAGTCTAAAAACAGTATTCGCAGGTTTTTTATTGGCGTTGATTATTGCTGTTCCATTAGGTGTTTTTATCGGATTGAGCCCTACTTTAAAAAGTGCGTTCAATTGGTTCATCCAAATATTCAAGCCAGTGTCTCCGGTAGTTTGGTATTTGTTGGTATTTATGATTGTAAAAACGCTACTTATTGATTCTAGCGAAGATAGTTCGTTCACCATTTCATTCATTAGTGTGGGGTTGTGTTCTATGTGGGCCACTTTAGTTAATACGGCTATGGGCGTGTCCTCGGTAGATAAAGATTATATAAATGTGGCCAAAGTATTGAAGCTGGGGTCGTTCCAAAAAATATTTAAGGTGGTATTGCCATCATCATTACCGTTGATTTTTACAGGGTTGAAAATTACCTTATCAGTAGCATGGATGGTATTAATAGCCATTGAATTATTGGCACAGAGCCCAGGTTTAGGATTGTTTGTTTGGGAGGAATTCCAAAACGGTGCGAACGACTCAAACGCAAAAATTATCGTGGCGATGTTTGTTATCGGTATCATTGGTTTCCTTTTAGACCGATTGATGCTAACCATCCAAAACACGGTATCGTTTGATAAAACCGATGCGATATAA
- a CDS encoding ABC transporter substrate-binding protein, whose protein sequence is MKSLLKRTTLILPVAILLFACGGKKEKKDIAETVVAETSKTKTLDIEKPQLTFGFIKLTDMAPLAIAKEKGFFEDEGLFVSVEAQSNWKNVLDRVIDGQLDGSHMLAGQPIAAGAGFGRQAQLVTPFSMDLNGNGITVSNDVWSKMKPNVPADEDGKPIHPIKADALKPVINEYKTSGKAFKMGMVFPVSTHNYEIRYWLAAAGIHPGMYTAENVQGQIDAEVLLSVTPPPQMPATLEAGTIYGYCVGEPWNQQAVFKGIGVPVTTNYDIWKNNPEKVFVMTKKFVEENPNTAIAVTKALIRAGKWLDEPSNRPEAVKILSMSQYVGADEAVLANSMTGTFEFEKGDKREMPDFNVFYKYNATYPFYSDGIWFLTQMRRWGQIPDSKPAEWYSETIKDIYRPDIWKKAAKLLVEEGHIPQEDIPTTDGYKAPTSDFIDGTTYDAKDPIGYINSFKIGNKEEAVQ, encoded by the coding sequence ATGAAATCTCTACTAAAAAGAACAACTTTAATTTTACCGGTAGCCATATTGCTATTTGCGTGTGGTGGTAAGAAGGAAAAGAAAGACATAGCAGAAACTGTTGTGGCTGAAACTTCAAAAACAAAAACATTGGATATTGAAAAGCCACAATTAACTTTCGGTTTTATCAAATTAACCGATATGGCGCCTTTGGCCATTGCAAAAGAAAAAGGTTTTTTTGAAGATGAAGGCTTGTTTGTTTCTGTTGAAGCGCAATCGAATTGGAAAAACGTATTAGATCGTGTAATTGATGGTCAGTTGGATGGTTCGCACATGTTGGCTGGCCAACCCATTGCGGCTGGTGCTGGTTTTGGTCGCCAAGCCCAATTGGTTACACCGTTTTCAATGGACCTAAACGGAAATGGTATTACCGTTTCTAACGACGTTTGGTCTAAAATGAAGCCTAACGTGCCTGCCGATGAAGATGGAAAACCCATTCACCCCATTAAAGCAGATGCTTTAAAGCCTGTAATTAATGAATATAAAACTAGCGGTAAAGCCTTCAAAATGGGAATGGTGTTTCCGGTATCTACGCACAACTACGAAATAAGATATTGGTTGGCAGCTGCAGGCATCCACCCAGGTATGTATACTGCTGAAAACGTACAGGGGCAAATCGATGCTGAAGTTTTACTGTCTGTAACGCCTCCGCCACAAATGCCAGCAACACTTGAAGCAGGTACTATTTATGGTTATTGTGTGGGTGAGCCATGGAACCAACAAGCCGTATTTAAAGGTATTGGAGTGCCGGTAACCACAAACTACGATATCTGGAAAAATAATCCGGAAAAAGTATTTGTAATGACCAAAAAATTTGTTGAAGAAAACCCAAATACAGCTATCGCTGTTACTAAAGCATTGATTAGAGCAGGTAAATGGTTGGATGAACCATCAAACAGACCAGAGGCTGTAAAAATATTGTCAATGTCTCAATACGTTGGTGCCGATGAAGCGGTATTGGCCAACTCTATGACGGGAACCTTCGAATTTGAAAAAGGTGATAAAAGAGAAATGCCTGATTTCAATGTGTTTTACAAGTACAATGCCACATATCCATTCTATTCAGACGGTATTTGGTTCTTAACCCAAATGAGAAGGTGGGGGCAAATTCCAGACTCTAAGCCAGCGGAGTGGTATTCAGAAACTATTAAGGACATATACCGTCCAGATATTTGGAAAAAAGCAGCTAAGCTTTTAGTTGAAGAAGGGCACATCCCTCAAGAAGATATTCCAACGACTGATGGCTACAAAGCACCAACATCAGATTTTATAGACGGCACTACATACGATGCCAAAGACCCAATTGGATACATCAACAGTTTTAAAATAGGAAATAAAGAAGAAGCTGTACAATAA
- a CDS encoding cytochrome c3 family protein, whose amino-acid sequence MFKVSPLRKRQFWGGLIGVFLGVSLFYVLTWDATEQYVSIGPMNTGHQDLSCFACHADAKGNLVQQVQSNISHAVGMREHGVDFGTQDVTVDNCLQCHDRPNDRHPTYRFSEPRFKEAVQHIDATTCITCHTEHQEERVSVASINYCMNCHQDLEVEGDPLDISHKDLIAKEEWFTCIQCHDFHGNHKYKVPNKMADTIPMRVIQNYFDGGEDPYGNEKKYIALSQDEWLKTLED is encoded by the coding sequence ATGTTTAAAGTTAGTCCGTTACGTAAAAGGCAGTTTTGGGGTGGTTTGATAGGTGTTTTTCTGGGCGTTTCCCTGTTTTATGTATTAACATGGGATGCCACAGAGCAATATGTTTCCATCGGACCAATGAACACTGGCCACCAAGATTTGTCGTGTTTTGCTTGTCATGCCGATGCCAAGGGTAATTTGGTTCAGCAGGTGCAATCTAATATTTCGCATGCTGTCGGAATGCGAGAACACGGGGTGGATTTTGGGACCCAAGATGTTACTGTAGACAATTGTTTGCAATGCCACGACCGTCCAAACGATCGGCACCCTACGTATCGTTTTTCGGAGCCACGCTTTAAAGAGGCTGTACAGCATATTGATGCTACCACATGTATTACCTGCCATACCGAACATCAGGAAGAACGCGTTTCTGTGGCCTCCATTAATTACTGTATGAATTGCCATCAGGATTTGGAGGTGGAGGGCGATCCATTGGATATATCCCATAAAGACTTAATTGCAAAAGAAGAATGGTTTACCTGCATTCAGTGCCACGATTTCCACGGTAACCATAAATATAAGGTTCCGAATAAAATGGCGGATACTATACCCATGCGTGTAATTCAAAATTATTTTGACGGAGGTGAAGACCCTTACGGAAATGAAAAGAAGTACATAGCCTTATCTCAAGACGAGTGGCTAAAGACGTTGGAAGATTAA
- a CDS encoding ferredoxin--NADP reductase, with the protein MKLEIKEIIEETKDAVSICFKNGNLFRKIKYKPGQFITIHVTIDKVVHKRAYSFSSNPYTDKDLKITIKRVENGLVSNYVHDVLNKGAKLKVEGPAGSFYVAPEKNSAKQYVLFAGGSGITPVFSILKSVLTEEPGSKVLLVYANQNMDSIIFHDEIKSLEKSYPERCFVEHIVASGKANKDNYHAGLATKELVDKIFLKHDLDYKDDVYMICGPFGYMETVKSILCDSGVARENIKVEVFKPAVVKLTGGKLISDVTIKLDGQQHELKVRGDKSILQEAMSQNVVIPYSCRSGMCSTCKATCVEGEVKMTEGHFLPETEVDKGAVLTCISYPVSEKVVLEI; encoded by the coding sequence ATGAAGTTAGAGATTAAGGAGATTATAGAGGAAACCAAGGATGCAGTAAGTATCTGTTTTAAGAATGGAAATTTATTTAGGAAAATAAAATACAAACCGGGTCAGTTTATAACCATTCATGTTACTATAGATAAGGTAGTTCACAAAAGAGCGTATTCATTTAGTAGCAATCCTTACACCGATAAAGATTTAAAAATAACCATAAAGCGTGTTGAAAACGGTTTGGTTTCAAATTATGTGCACGATGTTTTAAACAAAGGCGCCAAGCTTAAGGTAGAGGGGCCAGCTGGGTCTTTTTACGTTGCACCAGAAAAAAATTCCGCGAAGCAATACGTTCTGTTTGCGGGAGGTAGTGGGATTACTCCGGTATTTTCTATTTTAAAATCTGTTTTAACTGAAGAGCCTGGTTCTAAAGTGTTATTGGTATATGCGAATCAAAATATGGATTCAATTATTTTTCATGATGAGATTAAATCTTTAGAAAAATCATATCCCGAAAGGTGTTTTGTTGAGCACATTGTCGCGTCCGGTAAAGCGAATAAAGATAATTATCACGCCGGTTTAGCAACCAAGGAGTTGGTAGATAAAATCTTTCTAAAGCATGATTTGGACTATAAAGATGATGTTTACATGATTTGTGGGCCTTTTGGCTATATGGAAACGGTTAAAAGTATTCTTTGTGACAGTGGCGTAGCACGAGAAAATATTAAGGTAGAGGTATTCAAGCCGGCCGTTGTAAAATTAACTGGCGGTAAATTAATAAGCGATGTTACTATAAAATTAGACGGGCAACAGCACGAGTTAAAGGTTCGGGGTGACAAGTCTATTTTACAGGAGGCCATGTCACAAAATGTTGTTATACCCTATTCGTGCAGGTCTGGCATGTGTTCAACTTGTAAAGCAACATGTGTAGAGGGAGAAGTGAAAATGACGGAAGGTCATTTTCTTCCTGAAACTGAAGTTGATAAAGGTGCGGTACTTACCTGTATTAGTTACCCAGTAAGTGAAAAAGTGGTTTTAGAAATTTAA